A window from Citrus sinensis cultivar Valencia sweet orange chromosome 3, DVS_A1.0, whole genome shotgun sequence encodes these proteins:
- the LOC107175953 gene encoding uncharacterized protein LOC107175953 gives MKETLWVHFQKKFKLSLKCKSQVLKWMGVASRNFRCELATEFVLPNKDDRKSLRLPPIEYPSIKKEDWKLFVDKVLSEQFQEKSKKAKDKRAKNVYNHRLGSTGYGGMLYRKKKESGVSEREIDRSETWLMARADRDGKYASDVTPIAEKINELKSHVEQGTFQSQGSHDILGEALQKQPNGSRVQGVGQFVTPSMYFHVPDATELARERKMYQESFQFMSAQLERMNARLNAYSNTEVGSSNFPKPKTSTGVQIDNDQQSPETLGKRKADFPSGKSTPKSVKSKIKDSPTTISQATPQQTPEKVDCEITLKPTPRRSPRLTPKVLDRQFSCHDKVPNKEPPVIRPAEVAKKEPRVIIPAEVAKKEPRVIRPAEIAKKEPRVIRPAAKDLNVRVKNTRAAARSRKNDRSEYMNMFTMFIENSLPRLIRIRHDTTTFGEIWETHLDKMICAEIIEFKEVSNCIINIWIKHLYEEMESNGSTKPVQFGLFEKLYPRVGFKDRTQYISKLLGLAELGQVIVFPYNPGAHWVLLAIDMVRRTTYYLDPLEGSPDEELMQIVNQGIRIHQSLNSDTKANVQWIPVKCPRQPSSFECGYYVMKYMQDIITNVNVLKNNFKGVEEYTVKDLSRLRDQWATYVAKLITAYNREVEKK, from the exons ATGAAGGAAACTTTGTGGGTTCATTTTcag aaaaaattcaaattgagcTTGAAATGCAAAAGCCAAGTATTAAAGTGGATGGGGGTTGCATCAAGAAACTTTCGTTGTGAACTGGCAACTGAATTCGTTCTACCTAACAAGGACGATCGAAAGTCACTAAGGTTGCCTCCTATTGAATATCCaagcattaaaaaagaagattggAAACTTTTTGTTGACAAAGTTTTGTCTGAACAATTTCAG GAAAAAAGTAAGAaggcaaaagacaaaagagcaAAGAATGTCTACAACCATCGCTTGGGTAGCACAGGATATGGTGGCATGTTGTATAGAAAA AAAAAGGAGAGTGGAGTTTCTGAGCGGGAGATTGATCGCAGTGAAACTTGGTTAATGGCACGAGCAGACCGAGATGGCAAATATGCTTCTGATGTGACGCCAATTGCTGAGAAAATA aatgAGCTGAAGAGTCATGTTGAACAAGGAACATTCCAATCACAAGGGTCACATGACATTCTAGGTGAAGCTCTTCAGAAGCAGCCAAATGGAAGTAGGGTGCAAGGAGTGGGGCAATTCGTCACCCCATCTATGTACTTTCATGTCCCTGATGCCACTGAGTtagcaagagaaagaaagatgtATCAAGAGAGTTTCCAATTCATGTCTGCTCAATTAGAACGCATGAATGCAAGGTTAAACGCGTACAGCAATACTGAAGTTGGAAGTTCTAACTTTCCTAAGCCCAAAACTTCCACTGGTGTTCAGATTGACAATGATCAACAATCACCTGAAACTcttggaaaaagaaag GCTGATTTCCCATCGGGTAAGTCGACTCCAAAATCTGTGAAGAGTAAAATCAAGGACAGTCCCACCACAATTTCCCAAGCAACTCCTCAACAAACCCCCGAAAAAGTAGACTGTGAAATTACTTTAAAGCCCACACCGAGAAGATCTCCTCGACTAACTCCTAAAGTACTAGATAGGCAGTTCTCCTGTCATGACAAAGTACCCAACAAAGAACCACCAGTCATCAGACCAGCAGAAGTAGCCAAAAAAGAACCCAGAGTCATCATACCAGCAGAAGTAGCCAAAAAAGAACCCAGAGTCATCAGACCAGCAGAAATAGCCAAAAAAGAACCCCGAGTCATCAGACCAGCAGCAAAAGACCTCAATGTACGTGTGAAGAATACACGGGCAGCAGCACGATCAAGAAAGAATGACAGGAGTGAATATATGAACATGTTTACCATGTTCATCGAGAATTCTTTACCTCGGTTGATCAGGATTCGGCATGACACAACAACCTTTGGTGAAATTTGGGAAACACACTTGGACAAAATGATTTGTGCTGAAATCATCGAGTTTAAAGAGGTCTCCAACTGCATCATTAACATATGGATCAA ACACCTGTATGAGGAGATGGAGAGCAATGGAAGTACTAAACCAGTTCAGTTTGGGCTTTTTGAGAAGCTATATCCAAGGGTCGGTTTCAAAGACAGGACTCAATACATTTCAAAACTGTTAGGCTTGGCAGAATTGGGACAAGTCATCGTATTCCCGTATAACCCTGG TGCCCACTGGGTGTTATTGGCAATTGATATGGTGAGACGTACAACCTATTACCTTGATCCTTTGGAAGGTAGTCCTGATGAAGAGCTAATGCAGATTGTCAATCA GGGGATTCGAATACATCAGAGTTTAAATTCTGATACAAAGGCCAATGTTCAATGGATACCTGTCAAG TGTCCGAGGCAGCCGAGCAGCTTTGAATGTGGTTACTATGTGATGAAATACATGCAAGATATCATCACAAATGTGAACgttctgaaaaataat ttcaagGGAGTTGAGGAATACACTGTCAAGGACCTCTCGCGACTTCGTGATCAGTGGGCTACATACGTTGCCAAGTTAATTACAGCCTACAATCGCGAG gtggaaaaaaaatga
- the LOC127900980 gene encoding uncharacterized protein LOC127900980, whose product MWTISDFPAYGNLSGCTVKGYYACPICGIDTCACWLPHSRKMSYMGHRRFLPLGHLFRKLKKIFNGKQEWNEPPKTLSGEEIFNMVEDIDIKFGKKKAKKQKHDGGGGGGGGDENITEKLYKKKSIFFELDYWKHLLVRHQLDVMHIEKNVCENIYGTLLHQPGKTKDGINARKDLESLKIRGKLVPDETNKKNRVLPPAPYTLSKKEKKQFCETLLSVKVPDGYSSNVQNLVSMDDCRLQGLKSHDCHTLMQQFLPLAIRNCLPINVRTAIIRMCFFFNTLCCKVVDPNTLDQLQEELVITLCLLQQYFPPSFFDIMIHLTVHLVEQVRLCGPVYLRWMYPFERQMKTLKDYVRNRYRPEGCIVESYIAEEALAFCAEYLSNCDVIGLPTGCPTDLSIEKPLGGANIKVVDDPLLAQAHRCVLMNSPEIQLYIEEHMHYLASRNPYKAKTNLWLQNEHIRTFSGWLQAKVAHDKANNVQANNVPIDEIVCWLANKPRSSVVTFSGYEINGFNFTTRDRDCNRVTQNSGVRVVANTLQISSSKDKSPHFGDMTFYGVIDEIWQLDYLMVKKTLFKCDWVDDRGVCTDNLGFTVVDLNRIGYKSDCFILACHAKQVFYVKDQLENNKSIVCSVTDKAYKLNGERCEDVDVFSPLSNKLPVCELDEKDDEGIYDRKDFDAIPIDIDLENQ is encoded by the exons ATGTGGACAATTAGTGACTTTCCAGCATACGGAAACCTCTCTGGTTGTACTGTTAAGGGCTATTATGCTTGCCCAATTTGTGGGATAGACACTTGTGCATGTTGGCTGCCACATAGTAGGAAAATGTCATATATGGGCCATCGCCGCTTTCTACCACTCGGTCACCTATTTCGGAAActgaaaaagatttttaatgGGAAGCAAGAGTGGAATGAGCCTCCTAAAACTTTGTCTGGTGAGGAAATCTTTAATATGGTGGAagatatagatattaagtTCGGGAAAAAGAAGGCCAAAAAGCAGAAACATGATggcggtggtggtggtggtggtggtgatgagaacataactgaaaaattgtacaaaaaaaagtcaatcTTTTTTGAATTAGATTATTGGAAGCATTTATTAGTTCGCCATCAATTAGATGTGATgcacattgaaaaaaatgtgtgcGAAAACATATATGGCACATTACTTCATCAACCAGGCAAAACAAAAGATGGGATTAATGCTAGAAAAGATCTTGAGTCTTTGAAGATCAGGGGAAAACTAGTTCctgatgaaacaaacaaaaaaaacagagTCCTACCTCCAGCTCCTTATACTttgagtaaaaaagaaaaaaaacagtttTGTGAAACCTTGCTGAGTGTGAAAGTCCCTGATGGGTATTCTTCCAATGTCCAAAACCTTGTTTCAATGGATGATTGTCGGCTTCAAGGCCTTAAGTCCCATGACTGTCATACTTTGATGCAACAATTTCTACCACTAGCCATTCGAAACTGTTTGCCTATAAATGTGAGAACGGCCATAATCAGGAtgtgcttcttttttaatacattgTGCTGTAAAGTGGTAGATCCTAATACTCTTGACCAATTGCAAGAGGAACTTGTAATCACTTTATGCTTACTGCAGCAGTACTTCCCACCTAgcttttttgacataatgatCCATTTAACAGTCCACTTAGTTGAACAAGTTAGGTTATGTGGGCCTGTTTATCTTCGATGGATGTATCCTTTTGAGAGACAAATGAAAACTCTCAAGGATTATGTTCGTAATCGCTATCGCCCTGAGGGTTGTATTGTAGAAAGTTATATTGCAGAAGAAGCACTTGCATTTTGTGCTGAGTACCTCTCAAATTGTGATGTTATTGGGCTGCCTACTGGTTGTCCAACTGATTTATCTATCGAAAAGCCTTTGGGAGGTGCAAACATAAAGGTGGTTGATGATCCTTTGTTGGCACAAGCACACCGGTGTGTTCTAATGAACAGCCCTGAAATCCAATTATATATCGA GGAGCATATGCATTATTTGGCATCAAGAAACCCCTATAAGGCAAAAACAAATCTGTGGTTGCAAAATGAACACATACGAACATTTTCTGGTTGGTTACAAGCAAAG gtGGCACATGATAAAGCAAATAATGTGCAAGCAAATAATGTGCCGATTGACGAAATAGTGTGCTGGTTAGCAAACAAACCACGCTCAAGCGTGGTGACCTTCTCTGGCTACGAGATAAATGGCTTCAATTTTACAACGAGGGACCGGGACTGTAATCGTGTGACCCAAAATAGTGGTGTTAGGGTTGTTGCTAACACTCTACAGATTTCAAGctcaaaagataaaagtcCTCATTTTGGAGACATGACGTTTTATGGAGTCATTGATGAGATTTGGCAGCTTGATTATCTAATGGTTAAAAaaacacttttcaagtgtgATTGGGTAGATGATAGAGGGGTTTGCACTGACAATTTAGGTTTCACTGTAGTTGATTTAAATCGGATTGGCTATAAATCTGATTGCTTTATTCTGGCTTGTCATGCAAAgcaagtattttatgtaaagGACCAGCTagagaataataaatcaatagttTGTTCAGTGACCGACAAAGCTTATAAGTTAAATGGGGAAAGATGTGAAGACGTGGATGTATTTTCTCCATTATCTAACAAACTTCCAGTATGTGAGTTGGATGAGAAAGATGATGAAGGAATTTATGACAGAAAAGATTTTGATGCTATTCCAATAGATATTGATTTAGAAAATCAGTGA